In Flavobacterium endoglycinae, one DNA window encodes the following:
- a CDS encoding RagB/SusD family nutrient uptake outer membrane protein produces MKHTILIAGIALVSLFTSCSDDYLDAPAQSTLDESVIFSSPGLAEGAIDGIKIPFAETNSYRGRFLPFYGLNTDVEWYNSSQTVSDASDLCTYDAKPNNSQMNTTNNAWAMMYSGIERANICIRGLRTYGNPTPNSQLGYLLGEALTLRAIYYADLIKAWGDVPARFEPVNNSTLYVEKTSRDVIYKQLLADLAEAATLVPWPGETAATSSVERINKAFVKGFRARLAMAASGYQQYPDGIRRSTDPALSVGNMYALALAETRSVIASGSAHLESSFETFWRKYNQENIAAGGESLWEIPFSDGRGRMLFTFAVRHTTNDQFHANGANRGGTAGPLPYVFYDYDQADTRRDVTCVPYKYGTAVNNIAKQELGALNTWYFGKYRYEWMTRFVTSTNDDGVNKIYMRYAEVLLIAAEAANELEGPSAAAPYLKEIRRRAFPAASQAVKVDAYVNALTSKEAMFKALVEENKFEFTGEMERKQSLIRWNLLKAKLDEAKVKMTNLSQHTGEYADVPATLYYKYKSDNVSLDIYGLNRGETANPGADYTSFAWTWTGAATETKINTLYKAGVNPDSRQFWPIWQVFIDASNGKLVNDYKY; encoded by the coding sequence ATGAAACATACGATATTAATTGCAGGAATTGCATTGGTAAGCCTTTTTACTTCCTGCTCAGACGATTACTTAGACGCTCCGGCACAATCAACATTAGATGAATCGGTTATTTTCTCTAGTCCAGGATTAGCCGAAGGAGCGATTGACGGGATTAAAATTCCGTTTGCAGAAACCAATTCATACAGAGGACGTTTTCTTCCTTTTTACGGATTAAACACAGATGTAGAATGGTACAACTCTTCACAAACTGTAAGCGACGCTTCAGATTTGTGTACTTACGATGCAAAGCCAAACAATTCACAAATGAATACCACAAACAATGCTTGGGCAATGATGTATTCAGGAATTGAGCGTGCCAACATTTGTATTCGAGGACTGCGTACTTACGGAAATCCTACACCAAATTCACAATTGGGTTACTTGTTAGGAGAAGCTTTAACATTAAGAGCCATTTACTACGCTGATTTGATAAAAGCTTGGGGCGATGTTCCAGCTCGATTTGAACCCGTAAATAATTCTACTTTATACGTTGAAAAAACAAGCCGTGATGTAATCTACAAACAACTTCTTGCTGATTTAGCCGAAGCTGCGACATTAGTTCCGTGGCCGGGAGAAACAGCAGCGACAAGCAGTGTGGAAAGAATTAATAAAGCTTTCGTAAAAGGATTCCGTGCCCGTTTGGCAATGGCTGCCAGCGGTTATCAGCAATATCCTGACGGAATCAGAAGAAGTACAGATCCTGCATTGTCTGTTGGTAATATGTATGCATTGGCATTGGCAGAAACTCGTTCAGTTATTGCCAGCGGATCAGCACATTTAGAATCTTCATTCGAAACTTTCTGGAGAAAATACAATCAGGAAAATATTGCTGCAGGAGGAGAATCTCTTTGGGAAATTCCTTTTTCAGATGGACGCGGACGTATGTTATTTACATTTGCGGTTCGCCACACTACAAATGACCAATTTCACGCCAATGGAGCAAATCGTGGAGGAACTGCAGGACCGCTTCCTTACGTTTTTTACGATTACGATCAGGCAGATACTCGTCGTGACGTTACCTGTGTGCCTTATAAATATGGTACAGCTGTAAATAATATTGCGAAACAAGAATTAGGTGCTCTTAATACTTGGTATTTCGGGAAATATCGTTACGAATGGATGACTCGTTTTGTAACTTCAACCAATGATGATGGTGTAAACAAAATCTATATGCGTTATGCTGAAGTACTTTTAATTGCAGCCGAAGCAGCAAATGAATTAGAAGGGCCAAGCGCAGCAGCTCCCTATTTGAAAGAAATCCGAAGACGCGCATTCCCAGCAGCATCTCAAGCTGTAAAAGTAGATGCTTATGTAAATGCATTAACTTCAAAAGAAGCTATGTTTAAAGCTCTTGTAGAAGAAAATAAATTTGAATTTACAGGAGAAATGGAGCGCAAACAATCACTTATACGCTGGAATCTGTTGAAAGCAAAATTAGATGAAGCGAAAGTAAAAATGACGAACCTTTCACAGCATACAGGCGAATATGCAGATGTTCCAGCTACATTATATTACAAATACAAATCAGACAATGTAAGCTTAGATATTTATGGACTAAACCGAGGTGAAACCGCTAATCCGGGTGCTGACTACACTTCTTTTGCATGGACTTGGACAGGGGCTGCGACAGAAACCAAAATTAACACACTGTACAAAGCAGGCGTTAATCCTGATAGCAGACAATTCTGGCCAATCTGGCAGGTATTTATTGATGCAAGTAATGGAAAATTAGTTAATGATTATAAATACTAA